The Tolypothrix sp. PCC 7712 region TTGCACCAATTGCCGCTATCTTGGGATCGATAGTACTATCTTTACCACCTGTGCGTCCACCTGGTAGGGGTTCACCGTTACCATTGATGAGGTAATCAGCAAGCAATCTCAGGTGGAAATCAACCACCTCTTGTACTGCGGAAACATCACCATCTATAGCTAAAGCTTGAACGCCAGAATTTTTCAAAATATCTGCGATCGCATTTTCTCGATTATCGCTCAATCTTTCCGCCGCTTCTGCACGAAACTCTATAGCTTCGCTTTCTGCTGGATCTAAGGGTAAAGGATTCCCAATCGGTTCTACACCCCATCTGCGGCGTAAAAGTAAATTGTTGGTGATATTATCCGATTTCACCCGATGATAAGCTGGGCGTTGATTGAGTGCGTCAAACCAAGCGTTGATTCGGGGGTAACGGGGATTACCTTTGATATGATACTGTCGATAAACTGGTAAATTAGCCGCCAAGCGATCGAGATGGGGACTGTAGAGGATATCTACCAAGCTAAAGCTGCTGAGAAAATAGGGGCCGGGATATTTAGCTAAAGTTTGTTCAAGTTCATCTAATTTAGCTTCAAATTCTGTTTGTAACTTAACTAATTCATCAGCATCTGTAACTTTTTCTCTGAGGAATTTGTAAGCAATATCTCTAAAACCGTTAGTTTCTGATTCCTCTACCCATTGTCTAGCAACAGCATTTTCTTCTGAATCTTCTGGAAGTAAGGCTGGTGTAGGAAATCGTGCTTCTAAAGCTAAGAGAATATCTTTAGATTCATACACTAACTTGCCTTCAATTTTTGCACCAGGTACAAGGGTAGTCGGTACTAAATCAGTGTACCATTTTGGCTTATTACTTAAATCGATAAACTCTGTCTCAAAAGGAATTTCTTTTTCTTCTAAAGCAAACCAAACTCTCTCACAAAAAGGACACCAAGAATTAGTATCTCGATATAACAAAACAGGTGCTTGAGTGTCTGGGGGAAGTTTATGCAAACTGCTGGGTATAGGTGCAGTAGATGGAGACTGTCCTGGTCTCTTTACCCGGCGCGCTGGGGTATTTTTTCGAGCAGTTTCTAACAGTTGTTCCCAATTAGATACAGCGTCTTGAATAGCCATTTTTGACACCTATTTAAAAATATGTCGGACGACCTCGAAACTTAGAGCAATCCTATTGGATTGGGAAAGGGGGAAAGGTGAAGGGGTAAAGGGATTAAAAATTCGTAATTACGTAATAAATGGTGATTTCAACTGAGGACTCTAACCCTCAATTTAATTACGTAGCGCTTTGCGCTTCCCGTAGGGTATTACGAATTACGAATTACGAATTATCTAGCTTTATGGGGAACGCCAGAAAATACAAATAATTGTTGCTCTTTCGGTGCAGGTAAATTTTCACCAACATAACGATTAATACCTACTCCCATATCTCCAGTGGCGGTGAGTTTAAACTTAACTTCTTCAAATTGAGATGCTTGTAAAACTTTCCGCACAGTATCAGAGTAAGCAGTACCGTTAGAATGTCCGCGAGTCCAGAGAACAAAAGCACCTTTTTTACTGAGAAAACTCAAGTTATCTAGCAAGCGTTTAAGTTCAGCTTCATCAGCTAAATTACCAAACACACCACAGACAATCACAATATCTGCGGGTACTGCGCCTACATAATTAGCGGAGATAGTTGCATCACCGTTGATAAATTCTATTTGCTTGGCTAAACCCAATGATTCTATAGTTGCTTTTCCACGTTCAACTAAATTGGGGTTTAACTCTACCAGTCTTGCATAGACATCTTGGGCGCGGGGGTGATTTGCTAAGGTTCCAAGTAAATCTCTACCATCACCAGCGCAAACACTCACTACACGGATTCTTCCGGCTGGTGATGCATCTAAGCTGTAGGTGATGTATTCCCGCACGATTTCTAGGCGTTGTTGTAATTTTGCTTCCGTATTATAGAGATCGTGCCATTCAAACCAATCTTTTGGCATAAGGGGTGATTCCCATTCCTTGCAAACTGTGGCTTTGCAGCGTACTTGTCACACTGCACAATAATTAACTACGGCAAATCTATCGATTAACAGTATTTTGCAATGAAGGCACAGTATCATAGAAGTAGCTGCAAAATCAAGTCTGCTGACAATACTGTTCCGCGAGCGTATTTATCTTAGTCAGGAGACTTAGTAAGAAAATCTGTTAAGAAATCGTTTCTAAATAAAAGCTGTGAATCAATTGTAGTCTTGTATTGAGTTAACCATTACTGTTCACCCTCCTTGCGAAGCACTGGCTAAGTAAAAAAATGCGATCGCTTTTTTAGGGGCGATCTCGTGGGGGGAGTAGAAAACCGAAGGTTTTAAATAATACTTATGCGTTACGGCGGACGCTTAAGGAAGCATGGCGGTTAGGTTTCTTTACCTTACCTTAATTTCATCTACAAAATATTCTGCTTCCGCAAAATCACTAGTTCGTGGTTACAGCTTTGTAATACACTGATTCTTGTTTTTAAAATTTCTTGCCACATGTTTATTGCACAATAATTTTTGATAGGTTTGTAATAAAACTCATCATCTTCTATTCTGAGAACAACAGCAAAAATACCACCTGGCTTGAGAATCCGAATCAGTTCTTCAAAGCTTTCTAAAGGAACTTGATTGCGAGTAAAAACCCCAGTTGATACTAAAGCATCAAACGTATTATCAGCAAAAGAAAGAGTGCTACCCAACTCTTCCAGATGCAAAGCTTTGTATATATCTAGGTCTTTTAATATGTCTAAAGACTGTTGGCTAATATCAAGACCTTGGAGATTTTTTGAACCGTAAGAAATGAGTTCTCGACCTAATAAACCTGTACCACATCCAATGTCTAAAATTAAATCGTCTTTCTTTAAATACGATATTAAAGTGTAAGCAACATGGTTGAGTAAAATCGTCCAACCGTTATCGTAATGTTCCTGGTCATAAAATGATACCCAATTATCATATTTTCCTCTTACTTCTTCGATATTTTCAAAGTAGTCGGTTAATCCATTTGGATAATCTTGACGATTATCTTCTCTGAGGATTTTATAGATAACATCTTTGATAATATAGCCTATTAAATTGAGATCATTGAAATCAAAAGTTGATGGCAATCTGATATCGCAAGCCGAAGAAATAATCGATTCTGTTTTCTCTAGATTGGGTAATTCTGTAAATGAGTATTGCCAGTTTTTGTAATAGCGAGAATTATCGTCTCTTCCAAAAATTTGGATTGCAACACCCCTCTTGCTAGTTTGCTGAACAAATTCATCAACCTGTGCTGAAGTTAATCCCAAAAGATTAAACTGTAAACTGTCAGGTGCAGGCTTAACTTGTTCTAAAGGCAAGGGAATATAAATATTCCTGACAGAATTGAGAATTTCTACTAACCGATCATACTTTTGTCTGTTTTGAGATATTTTGGTTTCTAAAAATTTTATTTGAGGTCTTAAGACAGAAGCAGTTAGGTTACTCATTCTTAAACTAAAATTGGGAACATAAGGCTTCAGTTTTTCAAATATATTGTCATCCAATGGACGAGCAAGATGTTTCTTGTACAATTTTTCGTAAGAACCAGCCGCTAGAATACAATAAGCTGCCAATTCTTTGTTATTGGTGGCAATCAACCCACCTTCACCAGAGTTAAGTAATTTATAACTTTGGGTACTAAAGCAAGCAATTGCCCCATGATATCCTACTAATTTTCCATCCCATTCAGCACCTAAACTATGAGCGCAGTCTTCTATTAAATAAATTCCCGCTTGCTCGCAAATGTGTTTGATGGTGTCTAAATCTGATATATGTCCTCGCATATGGGACAAAACAAAAAACTTTGGTAAGGATTCAGGTCTAAAATTGAGGAACTAGAGAAGGGCGAGACTGAGAATTAATAGAGTCAGCAATTAGTGCTTGTACAAAAAAATCAATAACAGACAGACTTTGACGACGACAGGTTTGAACCACCGTCAACAAATTGGCAGTATGTTGAAACCGCTCCATCGAACGGGAACCACCACTAACTTTACGTTTTGTCACAGCCAAACGCAGCGATCGCTCGGCTTGATTGTTATCAGGAGGAACTTCAGGGTTGTCAAGGAAATACCACCATTGGGAGGCTTTATCGCGCAAGGAACGTAAAAGGTTTCCTGCTGTAGCTCCGGCTAAGTTAATCCAGTCATCAAGTGTTTGTTGCAATTTAGATTTGAATTGATTGACCCAATCGTTATAACTGGCGCAGTCAAGAGTCTCAAACCATTGGGCATAATTTCCAAAAGCTTCATCAATTAAATCCACAAATGCTTCACCAATAGCTTGGTTGTGAAGACCTGGAAGTTGAATTAGTTTTTTGAAGTGACGGCGTAGATGAGCCAAACATTTCTGCTGCTCAGGCACCGCATAGCCATTGTAAACACTAAAATCATCGCTGCTGATTACCCCTGTATATTTAGCCCCTAAAATGGCTTCTAGTTCTGCTCTGGAACGAGTGTCAGCAGCAGTAAACAGGCAAAACTCAGAATTGGCAACTACCCACAACCATTCTTTAACTCCCTTGACAGACCAAGGTGTTTCATCCACATGAATGTTAGGTTGTGTCTGTTTTACCCAATTACTTAACTCAGTAATGCTTGGTTGAATCGCTGTTTGAATTCGTTCATTTGTGGTGACTAAAGTTCCCAGCCCAATTTCAATTTGACCTAACTCCCACAACATTTCTTGCTGTTTTTCATAGGGCATATGTGCATAATTATTTGCCCATCCTAAAAATGCCTGTAAAGAAATCCCTAAATCCTGTCCTGGGATGATATCTTGTGACCAGGAGGCTGTTTGTATATTGCCACAGTACTCACACTGGCACGTATGGCGTTGATACTCAACTATTTCAATGGGACGCTCCACTAGTTGCGCTACAGACTGTTTTTCTACTTTTACTGCCACAGCCGCAAACGCTTTTTGACCACAACAGACACAATCACTTGGACGTAAGATTTCACAACGATCTACTCTACCAAAACCCTTACGGGTCTTACCTTGATGCCCTGGTTGCCCACCTGGCTTTCTTTTGGGATGATTTGATTCTTCTTGCGGTGCTGCTTTTTTGTTTTCACTCTTTTTGAGGATGTCCCCTGATGGCGGCTTAGATGAGGTTTTGCTGTCTAAATCTCTGCTGACTTTTAAACGTTCTATTTCTTGCTGTAGTTCTAATACTGTTTTCTGTAATTCACCTATTACCTTGCTCTGCTCAATGATTATCTCTACCAGTTCTTGTTTCGATAACTGGTTCAAGCTTTCCCGGTCTAAATCTTGAGGCAGGTTTTGGTTCATATCTGTGATACTCCTCCTCAAGCGATCCCTTTGTCAATACTCTGCCACCTGAATCCTTACATATAAAAACAGCCATGTCTTCCATTTTATTTAAGCTTATTAGAAATACAAATAACAAGAGAAAGCAAAACCTTTAGCTATTACCGAATTTGAAATTTTAAATGTTGAATTCAACCTAAAATCGACAATCTAAAATTGATTCCCCAGCATTCATGCATAGGGTTAATCTAAAATCCAAAATCCAAAATTGATTGACCCTTTTCCCTAAATCACCCGCTTAGATGTATTGTAAAAATACTAACCTTTTACAGGGGTGAACCCAGCATGAAACGAAATCGCAAGTCTCTGCTGTTAACCTTGAACTGGGTGTTACTGTCATTTGGCACATCAATATTAATTATTCTTACCCAGCCTACAGCACCCGTCCCTGCACAAGAACCTGCTGCAAATAGCCAACAACAGCTGAGGGAAATACTGCAACGTTCCACTCCCAATCCTACGGAAACGCCAAAGCCTGTAATCATACCACAACCTACACCCAGCCCCAGCCCAGAAGTTACAGAACCAAAAAAGCCAGATGCGGCGACAGAACCAGAACCAACTCCTGAAGAAATTGCGCGTCAGCAAAAATTTATCGAAGCAGACAAGCTTTATCAGGCAGGACAAATTGCAGAAGCTGAGAAAATTTACCGTGAGGTAAAAGAACCTTTTGCGAAAACTAGTCAACCTCAAGAACGTAAAGCAGCTATTACCGATCCAACGCAACTATCCCCAGCAGGTAAGGTATACTGGCGAGAAGCCGAGGCGGGGATAGCGAAGAAGCTAGAATCTCGGACTTTAATCCCACTACAACTATTAGTTGAGCAGTATCCGGAATTTATTCCCGGACATATCAAATTTGCAGAAGTTCTCAAACAATATAATCGCTCTCCACAAGCTTTAGATATTTTAGAACGGGGAGCTTCCCTTTATCCAGACCAACCAGAACTGATTAAAGCCAGAGTTACAGCACTTGCAGAAGCTCAAAAATGGATGGAAGCTTCTTTAGCAGCGCGTCAATTTGCCATTCTCAACCCTAAAGATCCCCAAGCACCAGAGTTTGCTAATTTAGCAGATGTGCATCTCAAGCGTTATAAATCTCATATTCAAGCAGAAATTAGAGGCAATGCGATCGCTAATATTCTCACGGGTGCATTAGGTTATGCTGTTAGCGGTAGTTTGCTGGGGCCGTTTTCGGCACTAGATTCCACGATTATGCTACTACGCGGTGAAGAATCTATAGGAGAATCGGTAGCCAAGCAAGCAAAACAAGAACTCAAACAAATTACCGATGAGACAGTAGTCGCCTACGTCAATGAAATTGGACAGAAACTCGCCAAAGTTGCAGGACGTAACGAATTTAAATACGAATTTTTTGTAGTCCCCCAAGAAGAACTCAACGCTTTTGCGCTGCCTGGTGGCAAAATCTTTATTAATGCAGGTGCGATCGCTAAAACAAACTCGGAAGCTGAATTAGCTGGGTTAATCGGTCATGAGTTATCCCATGTGGTGTTATCTCACGGCTTTCAATTAGTTACCCAAGGTAATCTCGTTGCTAATGTGACGCAGTATATTCCTTTAGGTGGCATCATTGGGCAACTTTCAGCCCTCAGTTACAGCCGCGACATGGAACGTCAAGCAGATAGCCTCGGTACACGTTTGATTGTCGCCACAGGTTATGCGGCTGATGGCTTACGTAATTTGATGGTGACACTAGAAAAACAACAGAAAAATGCTCCTCCTAGATGGTTATCTTCTCATCCTGGCGGTAGTGAGCGAGTCAGTTATCTAGAAGCTATGATTACCAATAGCAAATACAACCGCTACGCCTATGAAGGTGTAGAAAGACACGCACAAATTCAAGCCAAAGTCAAGCAGCTTCTCAAAGAGAAAAAATCACAAGAAGAAAAAAAGCAGCGTTCTTAATGAACCAAAAACAAAATTTTTCGTCACGGAAAGTATCAATATCCCTACAGATTTTCCCTAGAGGATGATTTATGTCATCGCACGCTTTGAAATTCCTGCTTTTAAGTGGTTTAGGTTTATCCTGTTTCTTGGGTAATTCGGTAGCATTTGCCCAAGTTAACGATAGTGTTGTTGTACCCACAGAACCATCGGGTACATCCACAACCACAACTACACCGATACCAACAGGTACAGCAACTAACACTACAACTTATCCTACCGCTGAGGGTACGAGGTTTAGTTGTCAAACATACAACGGTCAATATACCGTGATGTATCAGCCGGAAAGTCAACCAGGTCAATACTTTGCTTGGGCTGCACCTCAGAATTTAGGTGGTGGTTGGGATGTAAACAGACGCTGTCAAACAATTTCCCAACGCTTAGAATCCTATCGTCCAGATGGCTTACAAGAACTCCAAGTTGCTCGGTTAAATAACGAGAACATTGTTTGTGTAACCACTGAGGCTGATCCTAGCTGTCGGATTGTCCTCACAGTACCCCGCGATAAAGACCCCTATACTGTCCGCAATAGCATCTTCCAAAACCTTACCACTGCGGATAGCGGTCAACAAACCATTGCTGTTAACACCTACCGCAACAATCAAAATATATTAGGTGATTTATATAACTTAGGTCGTACAGGAATAGGTGGTAATCGCGCTTCTGCATCTAAAAGTGGTATTAATCTCAAACCTTTCCTCGATCGCAAAGATGGTGGTAATGGTAGCGGGTTAAAAAATGGTGTCGCCTTACGTAACCGTTCCAACACCCAAACCACTGTCCGCCCACAACCAAATGGCGTTCGCCTCGACCCCAATAGATTCCGTCGTTAATTACCGAATTTCAATTTCGTGATTCTCCTTATTCCCCAATCCTTTGAAATTGGGAAATAAGGAAAATCAACTAACGACTAATGACTGTTGAGTACAGACGCGATTAATCGCGTCTCTTTGATTTTTGACGACTCTAGAACCCAATACGCTTGGGTTAAGCTCATTAGTGATTGATTTGTCACTTAATTAAAAAGCCAGATCAATTGGGGGATTCTCCCCCAAACCCCCGATTGGGTGACGGTTGCGTCCCCCAAACCCCCTCCAAAATTATTGTTCTGTTTTTTTTGTTGAGTAACTAGTTTTTTGGTTTTGTGATCAATTAATTTTCTTAACCCAAGCGTATTGCTCTATAACCGTTAACCTATCAATCAATTTGAATTGAAGTTGGTCTACTTGCAGATGAGGTAGTACCAGTTAAGGGTTTGCGGAATTGGGCATAAATGCGATCGCGCCATTCAAAGAACGGTGCATAATCTGGATTATCTCCTAAACCAGGCAAACCTTTACCTTTAAGCTCTGCTGGTAAATCTAAATAAGGCCCTTCGGGAAATTTCAGTAAAATTGATAAACCAGCCACTGCCAGATCAGCTAAACTCGGTTCATCTCCAAGCAAATAAGGGCTATCTGCCAATAGCAGTGTCAGCGCTTCTAAGTCTTGCTTTAAATCTGCGATCGCAGATTTAATTACATCTGGACTATAACCAACTCCCACACCTAAAACCGTTAAGAAATCACGCGGTACTCCCTCAATTAGATTTTTGAGAATATCTGGTGTAGAAGTGGGTAACAAGGATTTACGAAAATTTTGGTCTTGACTAATAGCAGCAAATAGTGCTTTCCGCCCTTTGATACCTATCGATTCATCTGCCCATTCTTCTATTAATAAACATGCACCTCTTTTCTTGGGATCTTTCGGTATCAATGGGCGTTCTGGATACTCTAAGTCTAAATATTTAGCTATTTCTGTTGAATCAGCAATATATCTGCTTCCATCCTTTAAAACTGGTACTTGTCTTTGACCAGTCAGGCGAAACAGTTCTACCTGACCAATTCCTGGTGTAACCTCTATTTTGCGATAATTTAGCTCTTTATAATCTAAAATCAATCGCACTTTTTCTGAGTATTGGGATAGTTCCCATTGGTATAATTCCAGCATTTGAATACCCTATAACTAGTGAATTGAGAAATTGTACTAATTGTATCTTTAGTTGCTGTAATCGTTTTGGTAATTCAATTTTTACTTACGAAGTTCATTGCCAACAAAATTAAATTTTCAGATATTTTTTAGCAAATCTATAAGCTTATCAAAAAAATCTTTCTTTATGGATGCAATTATCAAATAATTAAATTGCTTACCTACTCACGTATAAATTAACTTAACATCTTATTCCTGAGTTTGCACTGATTATTTTAATTTCTCATACTTTAAAATCACTGAAAATCTTTCGTATAAAAAATCACTTTATATTTTACTATAAGTATTGTTTGAATTCCTGCCTTTAGTCAGCTAAACATAAAAATCGTTCTTCTCCAATCCCCAACTCCTAGCCCAGCACGCCAAATTATGTACCTCTGGTTGATAATCCTGCGGGGAAGTGGGGTTATTTTCTCAAAGATTAACTTCTAAGTATGTTGACAAAGTAAAAATAAAATATTCCAGAATTTTTCGCAACTGTTCGCCCAAAACCAGGAACAGATTCAAACTCAGAATTCCTTTTGTTATCTGGCTTTTCTAATTTTGAATTGAAAAATTAGAATATGTATTACCTCTTGCATTGAAATAGGAAACTCTGGAAATAAGCGAGCAAATTTTTTAGCTAGTTTAATCTTACTAAAGATAAAGTATAAAATGTAACAACACTTTGAATAATGATGATTTAAGTTGATAACTAGAGTTGCAAGATTTTTATCTAAAAAATTTATCTCACGACCCACTAGCACCTTTTGGATACTGGCATTGTCAAATGAGTAACTTAATCATCGCACTCAGCAATATTCACTCAGGCAAATAAATTAATTCACTTCATGCACATTATTTGAGCCTGCAAGATAGCTGGAAATTATTACCACAACTATTGTTCACTAATTATGACGTTCTCATGGAATGTGATATTAGATATGTTTGGAAAAAATTTCTTACGTCTTAGATGAGATTTTGTGCGTAGCAAAATGTTATAAGTCTTTATGTAACCTGTGCAAAATAAAAACAAACAAAATTTATGAAGGTCAATTACAGCCAATTGCTAACTAATCTTGCTGGTATAGTAGGAATAGCTGGATGCAGCCTTGTGATTACATTACCTTCACAAGCAAAGGAAGCAACAAATCCTAACCCTAGCATTTTTAGCGAGGCTCCCTATAGCCGTAGTCAACGCATTGAGGCAAACAGTAACTATACACCTGCTCAGGCTACACAAGATACAGCAAAAGGCACAACTGCTAACAGAAATTTGGTAGCACAGAAAACCAAAAAAAGAGGACTCAATCCTAACCCCAGTATTTTCAACGAGCCTCCCTATAATCGCGGTGCTAGCAGTGCAAACACAAGCAGTGGAGAAACTGCACCAACCCCCACCACTCCTGCTGAAGCTGCACCCACTACACCTACAACCGAAGCACCTTCTGCAACACCTACAGCACCTGCAACAGAAACACCTTCTGCAACACCTTCAACACCTTCCAACACAGCTCCTACCCAAACTCAGCCAGCACCAAATTCTAGCAGTACCCAAAACAAGAACTTGGTAGCAATTGCAGAGTCTAATGGATCTTTTAAAACCTTGACTCAAGCGTTAAAAGCAGCTGGATTGACTGCAACTTTAGAAGGAAAAGATAATTTCACGATTTTTGCACCCACCGATGCGGCATTTTCTAAATTGCCTCAAGATGCAGTCCGGGATTTGTTAAAGCCTGAAAACAAAGAAGTTTTGATCAAAATATTAACTTACCATGTAGTACCCGGTAAGGTATTATCTAGCGATTTGAAATCAGGCGAAGTGAAAAGTGTAGAAGGCGGTGCTATCAACGTCAAAGTTGATCCAGCTACAGGTGTGAAAGTAAATGAGGCTACTGTAACTCAGGCCGATATTACAGGCTCTAATGGTGTGATTCATGCAATCGATCAAGTAATTTTGCCTCCGGATTTGTAATGCTGAAGTCGAAGTAAATTCAGAGCCTGCAACTATTTTTATGGGGTGGGTAATGTCTAGTTGCGTTAAGTTTATCTACCCATTCTCAAATAGAAATTAAGCTCATAAAAACCCCGTTAAACGGGGTTTTTATTTCAATTGAAGAAATACTAGTCCATAGCTTCTAATTTCTATAGATATCTGATTTGATTTCTAAAAAAATTTCATACCATTTTAAAAACACAAGGCGACAGTAGATATGGGCACGGCACCAGTAAGATAATTTGACATACCACAAGATTGTGGATGCCGTGCCCCTACAAAGAATTTATTTGTCGCAAATATTATTTGAATTGGTATCAGTACTTAACGCATGATAGGGCTACCGTGATGATGAATTAAATACCATTTACCACCTAGTAATTGAAATATATTTGTGGCGATTGACTGTGCTTCTAGTCTTTGACCCCGAAATACTTGGAGGATATTTTCTCTCAAAATCACATAAGCAATATTGTCAGTTACTTCAGTAGAGATGATATCTAAATTAACTTCTATATAAGCTGTATTTTTAAATATCTGCTCCCAAGAATATTTAACTTCCTTCCAGCCACGCAACGCATTGCGTCCTGGATGAATACAAGTACTACCTGTTCCTTGTGACCAGACTAAACTCATAGCTTCAATATCTTTTTTTTCAAAAGCTCGATAAAAAGCTGTGTTGACTGCTAAAATTTCATCAGATGTCATAAAAAATAGCTAATTAATTCAAAACTAAATGTAGGGTTTTCAACAATTCCTGTACTGTATAAGGTTTAGGTAAAAATGCTGCCTTGGGAACTGTTTGATTGATAGGTGATTTTTCGCGTGTATCTATGCCGCTGACAGCAATAATCGGTAATTTTGGATTCATTGTTTGTAATGTACGAATGGTAGTGGCTCCATCCATATTTGGCATCATCATATCAATAATTGCCGCTTTAATTTTATCTGGATTTTGGGCATAAAGTGCTATTGCTTCAATGCCATCACGAGCTGCAATAATTTGATAATTATGGCTTTCTAAAGATGTTGCTGTTACATCACGAATTGCCGCCTCATCATCTACAATTAAAATCCATTCTCCTCTGCCATGCTCAATTTTACTATCTTCTAATATCTGTGTTGCACTTGTATGTACGGCTGGTAAATATACTTGAAATTCTGTACCTTGATCTATGCAACTTGATACAGTAATAAAACCACCATGTCCTTTAATAATTCCCATCACAGTTGATAAACCTAAACCAGTTCCTTTACCAAATTCTTTGGTGGTAAAAAATGGTTCAAAAATTCTATCTAATACTTCGCTCGGAATACCACATCCTGTATCCGCAACTTTCAGAACTATGTAATACCCAACTTGAGCATCAAGATTCATTCTGGCATAGTTTTCATCAATGTAAATATTTGCTGCTGAAATAGTAATATTGCCACCACTGGGCATAGCATCACGAGCATTAAGGCATAAATTAATTAATACTTGATGTATTTGTGTACTATCACCATAAACAGGTGATAATTCAGCCGTTATTTCTGTAGAGAATGTAATTGATTTAGGAAAAGTTTCTTGGATAATTTCGTTGACTTCTAATAAAATATTTCGCAACTGGATAACTTGGCGATCGCCTTCAATTCCGCGTGCGAAAGATAGTACTTGCTTAACTAAGTTAGCACCACGTTTGACATTATTTTCCACTATCGAGAGCATTTGCGAACTTTGGCGATCGGGTAGTTTATTTTTGAGGAAATGTACCGACATCAAAATTGGTGACAAAACATTATTTAAATCATGAGCAATACCACTAGCAAGAGTGCCAATACTTTCCATACGTTGAGCGCGGAAAAATTGCTTTTCTAGTTGCTTTTTATGGGTAATATCGGTGTCAACAATTAAAATTGATTTGGGTTGAGAATGCTCGTCTAAGACTAGCATCCAGCAACTTTCCACAATAATTTCTCTGCCTGATTTGCTAGTTTTTTGTAATTCCCCTTGCCAAGAGCCTGTTGATAACACAGTTTGACAGATTTCTTGATATTGTAATAAAGGTTCATTATCAAACAGTTGACAAGCATTTTTACCAATAGCTTCCTCTGTCTGCCAACCGTA contains the following coding sequences:
- a CDS encoding COP23 domain-containing protein, whose translation is MSSHALKFLLLSGLGLSCFLGNSVAFAQVNDSVVVPTEPSGTSTTTTTPIPTGTATNTTTYPTAEGTRFSCQTYNGQYTVMYQPESQPGQYFAWAAPQNLGGGWDVNRRCQTISQRLESYRPDGLQELQVARLNNENIVCVTTEADPSCRIVLTVPRDKDPYTVRNSIFQNLTTADSGQQTIAVNTYRNNQNILGDLYNLGRTGIGGNRASASKSGINLKPFLDRKDGGNGSGLKNGVALRNRSNTQTTVRPQPNGVRLDPNRFRR
- a CDS encoding glutathione S-transferase family protein, which produces MLELYQWELSQYSEKVRLILDYKELNYRKIEVTPGIGQVELFRLTGQRQVPVLKDGSRYIADSTEIAKYLDLEYPERPLIPKDPKKRGACLLIEEWADESIGIKGRKALFAAISQDQNFRKSLLPTSTPDILKNLIEGVPRDFLTVLGVGVGYSPDVIKSAIADLKQDLEALTLLLADSPYLLGDEPSLADLAVAGLSILLKFPEGPYLDLPAELKGKGLPGLGDNPDYAPFFEWRDRIYAQFRKPLTGTTSSASRPTSIQID
- a CDS encoding fasciclin domain-containing protein; translation: MKVNYSQLLTNLAGIVGIAGCSLVITLPSQAKEATNPNPSIFSEAPYSRSQRIEANSNYTPAQATQDTAKGTTANRNLVAQKTKKRGLNPNPSIFNEPPYNRGASSANTSSGETAPTPTTPAEAAPTTPTTEAPSATPTAPATETPSATPSTPSNTAPTQTQPAPNSSSTQNKNLVAIAESNGSFKTLTQALKAAGLTATLEGKDNFTIFAPTDAAFSKLPQDAVRDLLKPENKEVLIKILTYHVVPGKVLSSDLKSGEVKSVEGGAINVKVDPATGVKVNEATVTQADITGSNGVIHAIDQVILPPDL
- a CDS encoding nuclear transport factor 2 family protein, with amino-acid sequence MTSDEILAVNTAFYRAFEKKDIEAMSLVWSQGTGSTCIHPGRNALRGWKEVKYSWEQIFKNTAYIEVNLDIISTEVTDNIAYVILRENILQVFRGQRLEAQSIATNIFQLLGGKWYLIHHHGSPIMR
- a CDS encoding PAS domain S-box protein, with translation MKYSVYSPEVARLEALYQYQILDTKPEPTFDDLVFLAAQICDTPIAVINLVDADRQWFKAKVGLDFEQLPRYLGFCPICVAQCDVLIIPDTLADAKFANSEIVTGEPYVRFYAGVPLLAPGGQAIGTLCVVDRIPHEITQKQIESLQALSRLVIRQLEIRKNPQLAYLVDGIKEKQAALRDRQQAEAELRWKEALLRSMTSVSPLAFYVVDNRTDNILYFNQQFCEIWGIQHLETQMATGKLQNQDIIPDCAKLILDIPAFAASCQPLQSEEYRAVVEDEIKFNDGRTIRRFSTQVRDRNDQYFGRLYIFEDITSRKQVEQQIREQAALLDISTDAIVLRDLSNNILLWNKSAEQLYGWQTEEAIGKNACQLFDNEPLLQYQEICQTVLSTGSWQGELQKTSKSGREIIVESCWMLVLDEHSQPKSILIVDTDITHKKQLEKQFFRAQRMESIGTLASGIAHDLNNVLSPILMSVHFLKNKLPDRQSSQMLSIVENNVKRGANLVKQVLSFARGIEGDRQVIQLRNILLEVNEIIQETFPKSITFSTEITAELSPVYGDSTQIHQVLINLCLNARDAMPSGGNITISAANIYIDENYARMNLDAQVGYYIVLKVADTGCGIPSEVLDRIFEPFFTTKEFGKGTGLGLSTVMGIIKGHGGFITVSSCIDQGTEFQVYLPAVHTSATQILEDSKIEHGRGEWILIVDDEAAIRDVTATSLESHNYQIIAARDGIEAIALYAQNPDKIKAAIIDMMMPNMDGATTIRTLQTMNPKLPIIAVSGIDTREKSPINQTVPKAAFLPKPYTVQELLKTLHLVLN